In Ostrea edulis chromosome 6, xbOstEdul1.1, whole genome shotgun sequence, a single window of DNA contains:
- the LOC130046824 gene encoding mucin-2-like, with translation MTWMTMIILMVNSFGIYYSKGSGSRHKISKNITLHQSQESSIKSPGYPTKHYEKDTVYIWTVTAPGTTEEVTINILDMDIHYTPGFPCGDYLKIQDTDDEDFAIFKTGDKSMQKTVITTGNKLKITLFSNYDDLTGKGFNLILRVTKTKLTTTQTTTKGIPTTTPVPMTSPTSVQTTTKHLVTKTKRTTPRPTPKDIPTTTPVLVTSSTSNQTTSNHLVTRTKRTTPRPTPNDIPTTTPVLVTSSTSVQTTTKHLVTRTKQTTPRPTPKDIPTTTPVLVTSSTSVQTTSNHLERGDKMRLFFG, from the exons ATGACGTGGATGACTATGATAATCCTTATGGTAAACAGTTTTG GAATTTACTACAGCAAAGGTTCAGGTTCCAGGcacaaaatttccaaaaacataactttacatcAATCCCAGGAATCATCCATTAAATCACCGGGGTATCCCACAAAGCATTACGAGAAAGACACAGTCTACATATGGACCGTGACAGCCCCGGGAACCACGGAGGAAGTCactataaatatattagatatGGATATTCATTACACTCCAGGATTCCCTTGTGGCGACTATTTGAag ATACAAGACACAGATGATGAGGACTTCGCAATATTCAAAACAGGCGACAAATCAATGCAGAAAACTGTTATTACTACCGGGAACAAATTGAAGATAACGCTCTTTTCTAATTATGACGATCTTACAGGAAAAGgatttaatctaattttgaGAG tcACTAAAACCAAGCTAACAACAACACAAACAACAACCAAAGGCATTCCAACCACTACTCCAGTACCCATGACGTCACCAACATCGGTGCAAACTACAACGAAACATTTAG ttacaaaaacaaaacgaaCAACACCACGACCAACACCGAAAGACATTCCAACAACTACTCCAGTACTCGTGACGTCATCAACATCAAATCAGACTACATCTAACCATTTAG TCACGAGAACAAAACGAACAACACCACGACCAACACCGAACGACATTCCAACAACTACTCCAGTACTCGTGACGTCATCAACATCAGTGCAAACTACAACAAAACATTTAG TCACGagaacaaaacaaacaacaccACGACCAACACCGAAAGACATTCCAACAACTACTCCAGTACTCGTGACGTCATCAACATCGGTGCAGACTACATCTAACCATTTAG AAAGAGGCGACAAGATGCGCctgttcttcggatga